In a genomic window of Nesterenkonia halotolerans:
- a CDS encoding glucose-6-phosphate isomerase has translation MSSLSLTLTGAAREAAENQVPGLLDHEFASRLAAKDHTLWGVEAEDEASKRLGWVDLFEGSRQLLPQITALREELAGEGVTRVVLAGMGGSSLAPEVICATAGVELTVLDSTDPQHVASVIGADIEKTVLVVSSKSGSTVETDSQRRIVQQAMTEAGIDAQSRTVIVTDPGSPLAKSSAEAGVRAVFEADPTVGGRYSALTAFGLVPSGLAGADLESLLDDAEETLAILAEDDADNPGLRLGAAIGGTTPLRNKLVVVDAGSPLLGLGAWIEQLIAESTGKNGTGLLPVIVGDGEPELHRDADDVLTVQIIDVDAEDGTSVDNDVADLVVSSHKVRTGGSLGAQFMLWEVATAVAGALLGINPFDQPDVESAKVAARGMLDAETPESTEAEVDGAVEIRTLGSSALTDADTASLQAALKALLETVRQDGYLAVMAYLDRTSEHELESIRAQLSSLAGRPVTFGWGPRFLHSTGQFHKGGPHIGAFLQITTESEGDVEVPDRPFTLAKLIAAQAAGDAQVLADHGMPVLRVHLQDRQAGLTQLIDTVEAL, from the coding sequence ATGAGCTCACTCTCCCTGACACTGACCGGGGCGGCCCGCGAAGCCGCTGAGAACCAGGTCCCCGGCCTGCTGGACCACGAGTTCGCCTCCCGGCTGGCGGCGAAGGACCACACCCTCTGGGGGGTCGAGGCTGAGGATGAGGCGAGCAAGCGCCTCGGCTGGGTCGATCTCTTCGAGGGATCCCGCCAGCTTCTGCCCCAGATCACCGCGCTGCGCGAAGAGCTCGCCGGTGAGGGCGTCACCCGTGTGGTGCTCGCGGGCATGGGCGGGTCCTCGCTGGCGCCCGAGGTCATCTGCGCCACTGCGGGCGTCGAGCTGACCGTGCTGGACTCCACGGACCCTCAGCACGTCGCCTCGGTCATCGGCGCCGATATCGAGAAGACCGTGCTCGTGGTGTCCTCGAAGTCAGGCTCGACCGTGGAGACCGACTCCCAGCGACGGATCGTGCAGCAGGCGATGACCGAGGCCGGCATCGACGCCCAGTCCCGCACCGTGATCGTCACCGACCCCGGCTCGCCGCTGGCGAAGTCCTCCGCCGAGGCCGGCGTGCGCGCCGTGTTCGAGGCGGACCCGACCGTGGGCGGACGCTACTCCGCACTGACCGCCTTCGGGCTGGTCCCCTCCGGCCTGGCCGGTGCCGACCTCGAATCGCTCCTCGATGACGCTGAAGAGACCCTGGCGATCCTCGCTGAGGACGACGCCGACAACCCGGGTCTGCGCCTCGGCGCCGCCATCGGTGGCACCACACCGTTGCGCAACAAGCTGGTCGTCGTCGACGCCGGATCTCCGCTGCTGGGCCTGGGCGCCTGGATCGAACAGCTCATCGCTGAATCCACCGGCAAGAACGGCACCGGGCTGCTCCCGGTGATCGTGGGCGACGGCGAGCCCGAGCTGCACCGCGATGCCGATGACGTGCTGACCGTCCAGATCATCGACGTGGACGCCGAAGACGGCACCTCGGTGGACAATGACGTGGCCGACCTGGTCGTCAGCTCGCACAAGGTCCGCACCGGCGGCAGCCTCGGCGCGCAGTTCATGCTCTGGGAGGTCGCCACCGCCGTCGCAGGGGCGCTGCTGGGCATCAACCCCTTCGATCAGCCTGATGTGGAGTCCGCAAAGGTCGCCGCCCGCGGGATGCTCGACGCCGAGACCCCCGAGTCCACCGAGGCAGAGGTCGACGGCGCCGTGGAGATCCGCACGCTGGGCAGCTCCGCACTCACCGACGCCGACACCGCCAGCCTGCAGGCCGCGCTGAAGGCTCTGCTGGAGACGGTGCGGCAGGACGGTTACCTCGCCGTCATGGCCTATCTCGACCGCACCAGCGAGCACGAGCTCGAAAGCATCCGCGCGCAGCTCTCCTCGCTTGCCGGGCGCCCGGTGACCTTCGGCTGGGGCCCACGGTTCCTGCACTCCACCGGTCAGTTCCATAAGGGCGGACCCCACATCGGTGCATTCCTGCAGATCACCACCGAATCCGAGGGCGACGTCGAGGTTCCCGACCGCCCCTTCACGCTGGCCAAGCTCATCGCGGCCCAGGCCGCCGGCGACGCCCAGGTCCTGGCCGATCACGGCATGCCCGTGCTCCGCGTCCATCTGCAGGACCGGCAGGCAGGACTGACCCAGCTCATCGACACGGTGGAGGCCCTGTGA